A single window of [Clostridium] hylemonae DSM 15053 DNA harbors:
- a CDS encoding LrgB family protein, protein MRELWANPLFGVFLTVTTFYIGDWTAKKIRSPLANPLLIAMVLCVAVLKLLHIPYEDYMEGGQFISLFLVPATAMIGLSIYRQREVLRQQFFPIVIGCLVGSVISMGSTIVLCRVLALHQEMLASLLPKSVTTAIALDLSDQLGGLRSVTMMAVIICGTGGAIVHPFIIRLLRLKDPVATGVAFGTASHAIGTAKAIEMGEVEGAVSGVSMGIAGICTVIIALFL, encoded by the coding sequence GTGCGTGAGTTATGGGCGAATCCTTTGTTCGGGGTGTTCCTGACTGTTACCACTTTCTATATCGGCGACTGGACGGCCAAAAAGATAAGATCACCCCTTGCCAACCCGCTGCTCATCGCCATGGTACTCTGTGTGGCGGTGCTTAAGCTTCTGCATATTCCGTATGAGGATTACATGGAGGGAGGACAGTTTATCTCACTGTTTCTCGTCCCGGCGACGGCGATGATCGGTCTGTCTATCTACCGGCAGAGGGAAGTGCTCAGACAGCAGTTTTTCCCCATTGTCATCGGATGCCTTGTGGGCAGTGTTATATCCATGGGAAGTACGATCGTGTTGTGCAGGGTGCTGGCGCTTCACCAGGAGATGCTGGCATCGCTTTTGCCGAAGTCTGTGACGACGGCCATCGCGCTCGATCTGTCTGACCAGCTGGGCGGTCTGCGCTCTGTCACCATGATGGCAGTTATCATATGCGGAACGGGCGGCGCGATCGTGCATCCGTTTATCATACGTCTGCTGAGGCTGAAAGACCCGGTCGCCACGGGGGTGGCATTCGGCACGGCGAGCCATGCGATAGGTACGGCGAAGGCCATCGAGATGGGAGAGGTGGAAGGCGCCGTGAGCGGTGTGTCCATGGGGATTGCAGGAATATGCACCGTAATCATTGCATTATTTTTATAA
- a CDS encoding nitroreductase family protein yields MNTKECIVTRRSIRRFKPERVEHSLLESIISAASYSPSWKNSQITRYIAVEDPSVLDTIATHFTPEFNSRIVKQAPLLVAVTFVKGICGFERDGSFTTAKEDRWQMFDAGIACQTFCLAAHDAGLGTVIMGIWDEQGISMLLDIPQDEELAALIAVGRPAIEPAAPGRKSVKELLTYR; encoded by the coding sequence ATGAATACCAAGGAATGCATCGTGACACGAAGAAGCATCCGCAGGTTCAAACCAGAACGTGTGGAACATTCTCTGTTAGAATCTATTATATCCGCCGCATCCTATTCGCCGTCCTGGAAGAATAGTCAGATCACCCGTTATATCGCAGTCGAAGATCCTTCAGTTCTTGATACTATCGCTACTCATTTTACCCCGGAATTCAATTCCAGAATCGTAAAGCAGGCACCGCTGCTCGTCGCAGTTACTTTTGTAAAAGGTATCTGTGGTTTTGAACGCGACGGTTCTTTTACGACTGCCAAGGAAGACCGCTGGCAGATGTTCGACGCAGGTATTGCGTGCCAGACGTTCTGTCTTGCGGCACATGACGCGGGGCTTGGAACTGTGATCATGGGGATCTGGGATGAGCAGGGGATCAGCATGCTGCTGGATATACCGCAGGATGAGGAGCTTGCCGCGCTGATCGCAGTCGGCCGGCCCGCGATCGAACCGGCTGCGCCCGGAAGAAAATCTGTGAAAGAATTATTGACATATCGATAA
- a CDS encoding bifunctional chorismate mutase/prephenate dehydratase, whose product MAELLELREQLDEIDAQIVELYEKRMNICEQVGEYKIAKGKKVFDRQREKNKLADVAARVSSDFNKKGIQELYQQLMSMSRKLQYQQLVKAGALGRLPFIEVDSLEKSTARVVFQGVEGAYGQAAMQQYFGENCNSFHVRTFRDAMEAIEEGSADFAVLPIENSSAGAVNEMYDLLVEFENYIVGETILPVTHTLAGLPGTKLSDIQRVYSKAEALMQTSRFLDVHADWQQISVVNTAIAAKKILEDADRTQAAVCSAYAAKVHGLSVLVEGINDEENNFTRFIVVTNQKIFRKDADKISICFEVAHESGSLYHLLSHFIYNDLNMTKIESRPVEGRSWEYRFFVDFEGSLSDGAVKNAIRGLREESRSLRILGNY is encoded by the coding sequence ATGGCAGAGCTATTAGAGCTGAGAGAACAGTTGGATGAAATAGATGCGCAGATCGTGGAATTATATGAAAAACGGATGAATATCTGCGAGCAGGTGGGCGAGTACAAGATCGCGAAGGGAAAAAAAGTATTCGACCGCCAGAGGGAAAAGAATAAGCTGGCAGATGTGGCTGCCAGAGTGAGCAGTGATTTTAACAAGAAAGGGATACAGGAGCTTTACCAGCAGCTTATGTCCATGAGCAGAAAGCTGCAGTACCAGCAGCTTGTGAAGGCAGGGGCTCTTGGAAGACTGCCGTTTATAGAAGTAGACTCCCTTGAGAAGAGTACGGCCCGCGTCGTGTTCCAGGGAGTGGAGGGGGCGTACGGCCAGGCGGCCATGCAGCAGTATTTCGGAGAAAACTGCAACAGCTTTCACGTGCGGACATTCCGCGACGCCATGGAGGCGATCGAGGAGGGGTCTGCCGACTTTGCCGTGCTTCCGATCGAGAATTCTTCTGCGGGGGCGGTAAATGAAATGTATGACCTGCTCGTGGAGTTTGAAAATTATATCGTCGGAGAGACGATCCTCCCGGTCACACATACGCTTGCGGGGCTGCCGGGGACGAAGCTTTCAGATATCCAGCGCGTATATTCCAAGGCGGAGGCGCTTATGCAGACCTCGCGTTTTCTGGACGTTCACGCGGACTGGCAGCAGATCAGCGTCGTGAATACGGCGATCGCAGCCAAAAAGATTCTGGAGGATGCGGACAGGACGCAGGCGGCAGTCTGCAGCGCTTACGCCGCAAAGGTACACGGCCTGTCCGTGCTTGTGGAAGGTATTAATGACGAAGAGAATAATTTTACCCGCTTTATCGTTGTCACCAATCAGAAGATTTTCAGGAAAGACGCGGATAAAATCAGCATCTGCTTCGAGGTCGCCCACGAGAGCGGTTCCCTGTATCATCTGCTGTCTCACTTTATTTATAATGACCTTAACATGACAAAGATAGAATCCCGTCCGGTGGAAGGACGCTCATGGGAATACCGCTTCTTTGTCGATTTTGAAGGCAGCTTAAGCGACGGCGCGGTTAAAAATGCGATCCGGGGGCTGAGGGAAGAAAGCCGGAGTCTCAGAATTCTCGGCAATTACTAG
- a CDS encoding MogA/MoaB family molybdenum cofactor biosynthesis protein, with protein MKVAIITASTEIYKGKKEDAGGPVVKKIMEDAGHSIVFMKALPSDRKVISTVMQRMADAHLTDLILTTGGAGCAPNDYTPEATMDVVDRPILGIPEAMRAFTMQVTKRSMLNRSAAGIRGDVLIVNLPGNAKAVKQCLDYLLPEITHAVEVIKGV; from the coding sequence ATGAAAGTTGCGATCATAACAGCGAGTACAGAGATATACAAAGGGAAGAAAGAAGATGCCGGAGGCCCGGTCGTAAAGAAAATCATGGAAGATGCCGGACACAGTATCGTGTTCATGAAAGCACTGCCGAGTGACCGCAAGGTGATCTCCACTGTCATGCAGCGGATGGCGGACGCCCATCTGACTGACTTGATACTCACTACCGGCGGAGCCGGCTGCGCGCCGAATGATTATACGCCGGAGGCGACTATGGATGTTGTGGACAGGCCGATCCTCGGGATACCGGAAGCCATGCGCGCGTTCACGATGCAGGTGACGAAGCGTTCCATGCTGAACCGGAGCGCTGCCGGGATCAGGGGAGATGTGCTTATCGTAAATCTGCCCGGCAATGCGAAGGCGGTCAAGCAGTGCCTCGATTATCTGCTTCCTGAGATCACTCATGCGGTAGAAGTCATAAAAGGAGTATAA
- the rnhA gene encoding ribonuclease HI, whose product MQVKIYTDGAARGNPDGPGGYGTVLEYVDSRGELHTKELSQGYKKTTNNRMELMAVIAGLEALNRPCEIELYSDSKYVVDAFNQRWIDGWIKKGWKRGKNEPVKNVDLWQRLLKAKEPHKVTFIWVKGHDGHVQNERCDTLATTAADGDGLITDEGV is encoded by the coding sequence ATGCAGGTAAAAATATATACAGACGGCGCCGCCAGGGGCAACCCGGACGGGCCGGGAGGGTACGGCACAGTCCTGGAATATGTGGATTCCAGGGGAGAGCTGCACACAAAAGAACTCTCACAGGGATATAAAAAGACGACAAACAACCGTATGGAATTGATGGCGGTCATTGCCGGTCTGGAGGCGCTGAACCGTCCCTGTGAGATCGAACTGTATTCAGACTCCAAATATGTGGTGGATGCGTTCAACCAGCGCTGGATCGACGGATGGATCAAAAAGGGGTGGAAGCGCGGCAAGAATGAGCCGGTGAAGAATGTGGACTTATGGCAGCGGCTCCTGAAGGCAAAAGAACCGCACAAAGTCACATTTATATGGGTGAAAGGGCATGACGGCCATGTGCAGAACGAGCGGTGCGATACACTTGCGACTACAGCGGCGGACGGGGACGGCCTCATAACTGACGAGGGAGTCTGA
- a CDS encoding flavodoxin family protein encodes MKNIVVITGSPRKNGNSERMANAFIKGAGSKGHRLTTISAAELNIQGCRACDGCYKTGHPCVFADDFNHIAPALLEADVIVFATPLYWFTFPEQIKALIDRFYALMRGDIPFRGTKECMLLVCGADEKAAFAGIVKTYEIMADYLKWKDRGHVIAEKTEEKGDVDKTGILDEIRRLGEEI; translated from the coding sequence ATGAAGAATATTGTAGTGATAACGGGAAGTCCGCGCAAGAACGGCAACAGTGAGAGAATGGCAAATGCATTTATCAAAGGGGCGGGAAGCAAAGGACACCGGCTGACGACGATCAGCGCCGCGGAGCTTAACATTCAGGGATGCAGAGCATGTGACGGGTGCTATAAGACCGGCCATCCTTGCGTATTTGCGGATGATTTCAACCATATTGCACCGGCGCTTCTGGAGGCGGACGTCATCGTATTTGCCACACCGCTTTACTGGTTCACATTCCCGGAACAGATAAAGGCGCTCATAGACCGGTTTTACGCGCTGATGCGGGGGGATATACCTTTCAGGGGAACAAAGGAATGCATGCTGCTCGTGTGCGGGGCGGATGAAAAAGCGGCATTTGCGGGCATTGTGAAGACTTATGAGATTATGGCAGATTACCTGAAATGGAAAGACAGAGGACATGTGATCGCGGAAAAAACAGAGGAGAAGGGTGACGTTGATAAGACCGGCATCCTGGATGAGATCCGGCGCCTCGGCGAAGAGATATAA
- a CDS encoding InlB B-repeat-containing protein produces MEWNKILKHFKIASIAGAVILAVFSINQQEVKAVDLLADFTGALDIKNGNITLSKDGKYTQKDKNGTSSTGTFDGTYTISQSSDEYNITVEDGAFPVINVNGLSITEPTENESSGSGIHIKSGAVVTLVLGAQKTSFTGRDNYPGITLETGATLNIIGNGTLTVISGSGECGISDTGRRKGGQLSVGEEAALRTYSSQKEGAICADVTASSKKIVQGTLLDAAKAPADNPDATFVTIKVENRDNPTQETYPINLPLGFRSFAASTTTEGGSYVSYYPGDDGRIDRNKLLADTQPPNEAPPYMHTYNLTGSANVFAALWNLEEKEIKYEIKLNANGGTFKNPEGDKLKTQTVGYGDKITLPQENELQREGINYKFIGWYRLPDSMQAGDEWKDTDRVVQNGLELYAGWIPKKYTLSFETNGGSALAPVEVTYGSLITEPAAPEKEGFIFKGWVADGESANWDFATDTVKGDMVLTARWEPVNSAPANPEAPTNPSERKNELKKISTGDKTPLTSQIAKLFVSMAVIMEILWKKYKR; encoded by the coding sequence ATGGAGTGGAATAAGATATTAAAACATTTTAAAATAGCATCGATTGCAGGCGCCGTTATTTTAGCTGTGTTCAGCATAAACCAACAGGAAGTTAAAGCAGTTGATCTTTTAGCGGACTTTACGGGCGCCCTGGATATAAAAAATGGAAATATTACACTGTCGAAAGACGGAAAATATACACAGAAAGATAAGAACGGCACTTCGTCAACAGGCACCTTTGATGGAACATACACAATCAGCCAATCATCAGATGAATACAACATAACCGTGGAGGATGGAGCATTTCCTGTAATTAATGTCAACGGTCTTTCTATCACTGAACCAACAGAAAATGAGAGTTCCGGCAGCGGAATACATATTAAGTCAGGTGCAGTGGTTACGCTGGTGCTCGGCGCTCAAAAGACCAGTTTTACCGGCCGTGACAACTACCCTGGGATTACGCTGGAGACAGGCGCCACTTTGAACATCATAGGGAATGGTACTCTGACTGTTATCAGCGGTTCCGGTGAATGTGGAATCAGTGATACAGGCAGGCGCAAAGGCGGGCAGCTTTCCGTTGGCGAAGAAGCAGCCCTTAGAACATACAGTTCTCAGAAGGAAGGAGCTATCTGTGCAGATGTGACGGCATCGTCCAAGAAAATAGTGCAGGGAACATTATTGGATGCTGCTAAGGCTCCGGCGGATAATCCAGATGCAACTTTTGTTACTATAAAGGTTGAGAACAGGGATAATCCAACACAAGAGACATATCCCATTAATTTGCCTCTAGGCTTCCGTTCTTTTGCCGCCTCCACAACTACAGAAGGGGGCTCTTATGTTTCGTATTATCCAGGTGACGATGGTAGAATTGATAGAAATAAGTTATTAGCAGATACACAGCCGCCAAATGAGGCGCCACCATACATGCATACCTATAATTTAACGGGATCGGCGAATGTTTTCGCTGCATTATGGAATTTAGAGGAAAAAGAAATCAAATATGAAATCAAACTCAATGCAAATGGCGGTACTTTTAAAAATCCAGAAGGTGATAAGCTGAAAACTCAAACAGTCGGCTATGGCGATAAAATAACACTTCCTCAAGAGAATGAACTTCAACGAGAGGGAATTAATTATAAATTCATTGGCTGGTACCGCTTGCCAGATTCGATGCAGGCTGGCGATGAGTGGAAAGACACTGACCGTGTTGTACAGAATGGACTGGAATTATATGCAGGCTGGATACCAAAGAAGTATACCTTGTCTTTTGAGACAAACGGCGGTTCCGCTTTGGCGCCAGTGGAGGTCACTTATGGTTCTCTGATAACGGAGCCAGCAGCACCTGAAAAAGAAGGATTTATCTTTAAAGGATGGGTGGCGGATGGAGAAAGTGCAAATTGGGATTTTGCTACTGATACCGTAAAGGGAGATATGGTTCTCACCGCCCGGTGGGAACCGGTCAATTCTGCTCCGGCTAACCCGGAAGCCCCCACGAATCCATCAGAAAGAAAAAATGAACTGAAGAAGATTTCGACTGGCGATAAAACACCTTTAACATCTCAGATTGCAAAGCTTTTTGTATCAATGGCTGTTATTATGGAAATCCTCTGGAAAAAATATAAACGATAA
- a CDS encoding aspartate carbamoyltransferase regulatory subunit, with amino-acid sequence MVENTLNVGSISEGFVLDHIQAGRSMDIYKHLKLDKLDCCVAIIKNARSSKMGRKDIIKIECPIDFIDLDILGFIDHNITINIIKDQKIVDKKALKLPKEITNVIRCKNPRCITSIEQELDHIFVLTDPEKEVYRCKYCEEKYDER; translated from the coding sequence ATGGTTGAAAATACTTTGAATGTAGGCAGTATTTCGGAGGGGTTCGTTCTGGACCATATCCAGGCTGGAAGAAGCATGGATATCTATAAGCACCTGAAGCTCGATAAGCTGGACTGCTGTGTCGCCATCATCAAGAATGCCCGCAGCAGCAAGATGGGAAGAAAAGATATTATAAAAATCGAATGTCCCATTGATTTTATCGATCTGGACATCCTCGGTTTTATAGACCACAATATCACGATCAACATCATCAAAGACCAGAAGATCGTGGATAAAAAAGCGTTAAAACTGCCAAAGGAGATCACAAATGTCATCCGGTGCAAGAATCCGCGCTGTATCACCTCCATTGAACAGGAGCTGGATCATATCTTCGTTCTGACAGACCCTGAGAAAGAAGTTTACCGCTGCAAATACTGTGAAGAAAAATATGATGAACGCTGA
- a CDS encoding putative ABC transporter permease: MKHNFLSCGTAGWCMEILFTGLHSYKEKNPTLMGNTSIWMFPIYGMASFLSPVCKVLKGKSPVLRGGVYTCCIFVGEYITGSVLRRIDACPWDYSKAPLNINGLVRLDYAPLWFGAGLLFEKILSRS; this comes from the coding sequence ATGAAACATAATTTTCTCTCCTGTGGAACGGCGGGCTGGTGTATGGAGATTCTTTTCACCGGCCTCCATTCCTATAAAGAAAAAAATCCCACACTGATGGGCAACACGTCGATCTGGATGTTCCCGATCTACGGTATGGCCAGTTTTCTTTCGCCCGTCTGCAAAGTCCTGAAAGGCAAAAGCCCGGTCCTTAGAGGAGGTGTATACACATGCTGCATTTTTGTCGGAGAATATATTACCGGGTCTGTTTTGCGCAGGATCGACGCCTGTCCGTGGGATTACAGCAAGGCGCCGCTGAATATTAACGGCCTCGTCCGCCTTGATTATGCGCCGCTTTGGTTTGGCGCCGGACTGCTGTTTGAAAAAATCCTGTCCAGAAGTTGA
- a CDS encoding ATP-binding protein, translating to MRTNELILYKHMEQQQILDDMTFLMENFDNEYYNKEDMRSLLFDVVNELLELAVSHGFEGNLWHDYLTYLLASDENAYSTSCEIVGNVDGSINEAALHDFEIFKELFDYDFSAMEEELGADCLSFIHNYSGFGDEHGKVFNTRIRSRICGLGEALAGAAGGKEFKDTVTQFYKEFGVGKLGLHKAFRIEHTEEGAEIIPITKIAHVHLDDLIGYEIAKKKLIDNTKAFVEGRRANNCLLYGDAGTGKSSSVKAILNQYYDQGLRMIEIYKHQFQDLNAVISQIKNRNYKFIIYMDDLSFEEFEIEYKYLKAVIEGGLERKPDNVLIYATSNRRHLIRETFKDKADRDEELHTNDTVQEKLSLVARFGVTIYFGRPEKKEFQDIVLKLAKRNDIGLPEEELLLEANRWELSHGGLSGRTAQQFVDYLLGMK from the coding sequence ATGAGAACAAACGAACTGATCCTCTACAAACATATGGAACAACAGCAGATCCTGGACGATATGACATTCCTTATGGAGAATTTTGACAATGAATATTATAATAAAGAAGACATGAGAAGTCTTCTGTTCGACGTGGTCAATGAGCTTCTGGAACTTGCGGTCAGCCATGGATTTGAGGGGAATCTGTGGCATGATTATCTCACATATCTGCTTGCCAGTGATGAGAATGCGTACAGCACCTCCTGTGAGATCGTCGGGAATGTGGACGGCAGCATCAATGAGGCGGCGCTTCATGATTTTGAGATCTTTAAGGAACTGTTTGACTATGATTTCTCGGCGATGGAAGAGGAACTTGGAGCGGACTGTCTGTCATTTATCCACAATTACAGCGGATTCGGCGATGAACACGGCAAGGTGTTCAATACGAGGATCCGCAGCCGTATATGCGGCCTTGGCGAAGCGCTGGCCGGCGCGGCCGGCGGAAAAGAATTTAAGGATACGGTGACCCAGTTCTACAAGGAATTCGGCGTGGGCAAACTCGGACTTCACAAGGCGTTCCGCATAGAACATACGGAGGAAGGGGCCGAGATAATTCCGATAACGAAGATCGCCCATGTCCATCTCGATGATCTCATCGGATATGAGATCGCCAAGAAAAAGCTTATTGATAATACGAAAGCATTTGTGGAGGGGCGGCGTGCCAACAACTGTCTGCTGTACGGCGATGCGGGCACAGGCAAGTCTTCCTCCGTCAAAGCCATCCTGAACCAGTATTACGACCAGGGACTGAGAATGATCGAAATATACAAGCACCAGTTCCAGGATCTGAACGCTGTCATATCACAGATAAAGAACCGGAATTACAAGTTTATCATTTACATGGATGATCTGTCTTTTGAGGAATTTGAGATCGAATATAAATACCTGAAGGCAGTCATCGAGGGAGGGCTTGAGCGGAAGCCTGACAATGTGCTTATCTATGCCACATCCAACCGACGACATCTCATCCGGGAGACATTTAAGGACAAGGCGGACAGGGATGAGGAGCTTCACACAAATGACACGGTACAGGAGAAGCTGTCTCTCGTGGCCCGTTTCGGCGTCACCATTTACTTTGGACGGCCGGAGAAAAAGGAGTTCCAGGATATCGTGCTAAAACTTGCGAAGAGGAATGACATCGGTCTGCCGGAAGAAGAACTGCTGCTGGAGGCGAACAGGTGGGAGTTATCCCACGGCGGACTCTCCGGGAGAACGGCACAGCAGTTTGTGGATTATCTGCTGGGGATGAAATAA
- the pyrB gene encoding aspartate carbamoyltransferase has protein sequence MRHLMSPLDFSVEELDKLMDLANDIEADPEKYAHACEGKKLATLFYEPSTRTRLSHEAAMLNLGGNIMGFSTADSSSAAKGESVSDTIRTISCYADICAMRHPKEGAPMVACRHSSIPVINAGDGGHQHPTQTLTDLLTIRSLKGHLSGMTIGLCGDLKFGRTVHSLIHALVRYTGIKFILISPEELRLPSYIRNDVLDAKNVPYEEVVRLEEALPKLDILYMTRVQKERFFNEEDYVRMKDFYILDAKKMKLAPDDMFVLHPLPRVNEISVEVDDDPRAAYFKQMQYGVYVRMALILTLLEIEV, from the coding sequence ATGAGACATTTGATGAGTCCACTGGATTTTTCGGTGGAAGAGTTGGATAAACTGATGGATCTGGCCAATGACATAGAAGCAGATCCCGAAAAATATGCGCATGCGTGTGAAGGAAAGAAGCTGGCCACTTTATTTTATGAGCCAAGTACGAGGACAAGGCTGAGCCATGAGGCTGCCATGCTCAATCTGGGCGGTAATATCATGGGGTTCTCTACCGCTGATTCCAGTTCTGCCGCTAAGGGGGAAAGCGTGTCAGACACGATCCGTACTATTTCATGCTATGCAGATATCTGTGCCATGCGTCATCCGAAAGAAGGAGCGCCTATGGTGGCGTGCCGCCACTCTTCCATCCCTGTGATCAACGCCGGAGACGGAGGACACCAGCATCCGACACAGACACTGACCGACCTGCTGACGATCCGCTCTTTAAAAGGTCATCTGTCCGGCATGACCATCGGACTGTGCGGAGATTTAAAATTCGGGCGTACCGTGCACTCACTTATCCACGCGCTTGTCCGTTACACAGGAATTAAATTTATACTCATATCACCCGAGGAACTGAGACTTCCGAGTTACATACGCAATGATGTCCTGGATGCCAAGAATGTGCCTTACGAGGAGGTCGTCCGCCTCGAGGAAGCACTTCCTAAGCTGGACATCCTCTATATGACGCGTGTTCAGAAGGAACGGTTCTTCAATGAGGAAGATTATGTGCGTATGAAGGACTTCTACATCCTGGATGCCAAGAAGATGAAACTGGCACCGGACGACATGTTTGTGCTCCATCCCCTTCCGAGAGTGAACGAGATCTCCGTAGAAGTTGACGACGACCCGAGAGCCGCCTATTTCAAGCAGATGCAGTACGGCGTCTACGTACGGATGGCTCTCATACTTACATTACTGGAAATCGAAGTTTAG
- a CDS encoding MBL fold metallo-hydrolase: MKITYLNHSGFVLELEHDVLIFDYYRGELPALPKEKNIYVFSSHAHPDHFQKKIYDWDKMYGGITYILSDDIQTEGRNERIIHVGPRQELEAGGLHIKTFRSTDEGVAFLIRTEGKTIYHAGDLNWWHWEEEGPVYNEMMRRNYQHEIGRMEGEKIDVAFVPLDARQEEQFYWGMDYFMKHTDTKRVFPMHMWDKYEVYEWLMDKEEAADYRDRVMHITKDGQTFEI; encoded by the coding sequence ATGAAAATAACATATTTGAATCACAGCGGTTTTGTCCTTGAACTGGAACATGATGTCCTTATTTTTGATTATTACAGAGGAGAGCTCCCCGCGCTTCCAAAGGAAAAGAACATATATGTATTTTCCAGCCATGCCCATCCTGACCATTTTCAGAAAAAAATATATGACTGGGACAAAATGTACGGCGGCATCACCTATATTTTATCCGATGATATTCAGACGGAGGGTAGAAACGAGAGGATCATCCACGTGGGGCCGAGGCAGGAACTTGAGGCCGGCGGCCTTCATATTAAGACGTTCCGTTCGACGGATGAAGGCGTGGCGTTTCTCATCCGTACAGAGGGAAAGACGATATATCACGCAGGAGATCTGAACTGGTGGCACTGGGAGGAAGAAGGACCGGTGTACAATGAGATGATGCGCAGGAATTATCAGCATGAGATCGGAAGGATGGAAGGCGAAAAGATCGATGTGGCATTTGTCCCGCTGGATGCGAGACAGGAAGAACAGTTTTACTGGGGCATGGATTATTTTATGAAGCATACAGATACGAAGCGGGTATTTCCCATGCATATGTGGGATAAGTATGAGGTATATGAATGGCTGATGGATAAGGAAGAAGCGGCGGACTACAGAGACAGAGTCATGCATATTACAAAAGACGGACAGACATTTGAGATATAG
- a CDS encoding aminoacyl-tRNA deacylase — protein sequence MAAQRVVRLLKKQTFTYEIRDCDRDFESTEDSIKLLSVPEEKIAKTLVFAAPIGASVIILSGDAKIDPGKYEKQFKVKRIVLDEEDLMEYTGCRPGAVSPIALPGKRAKVYMDVSLQRFMDEYVYTSGGTGNSAVGITARDLYEVTGCRQWIDISSGWRRGEDEE from the coding sequence ATGGCGGCACAACGTGTAGTCAGATTATTGAAAAAGCAGACGTTTACATATGAAATACGGGATTGTGACCGAGATTTTGAAAGTACGGAAGATTCTATAAAGCTTCTGTCTGTGCCGGAAGAGAAGATCGCCAAAACACTTGTGTTTGCAGCCCCCATAGGCGCCAGCGTGATCATATTGTCGGGGGATGCGAAGATAGATCCCGGCAAGTATGAAAAGCAGTTTAAGGTGAAACGGATCGTCCTGGATGAGGAAGATCTGATGGAATATACCGGATGCCGGCCGGGGGCCGTAAGTCCGATAGCGCTCCCGGGGAAAAGGGCGAAAGTATATATGGATGTATCCCTGCAGCGTTTTATGGACGAGTATGTATACACGTCCGGAGGCACGGGAAACAGCGCAGTCGGCATTACGGCGCGCGACTTATATGAAGTGACCGGATGCCGGCAGTGGATAGATATCAGCAGCGGCTGGAGGAGAGGAGAGGACGAAGAATGA
- a CDS encoding CidA/LrgA family protein: protein MNMKILRQLGIILALCLAAEFVVSLLPIAFPGSVTAILILAALLGLKILKEGHIKETADFMLSNMAIVFVPVSIGMVEDIGLLKGQLAGFLTVVCISLILTFLGTYASVRLVQVCMGRLSGKGGAAGA, encoded by the coding sequence ATGAATATGAAAATACTGAGGCAGCTTGGAATCATCCTTGCGCTCTGTCTCGCGGCGGAATTTGTTGTATCTCTGCTTCCGATCGCCTTTCCGGGCAGTGTGACGGCTATCCTGATACTGGCGGCTCTGCTGGGGCTTAAGATACTGAAAGAGGGGCATATTAAGGAGACTGCGGATTTCATGCTGTCCAATATGGCGATCGTGTTTGTGCCGGTATCTATCGGCATGGTGGAGGATATCGGACTGCTTAAGGGGCAGCTTGCAGGGTTCCTCACCGTTGTCTGTATCTCTCTTATTCTGACGTTTCTTGGTACATATGCCTCAGTGAGGCTTGTTCAGGTATGTATGGGCAGGCTGTCGGGAAAGGGAGGTGCGGCCGGTGCGTGA